The genomic DNA AAAAATTATAGGAAAACAACCATGAGGTGGCTTGAAATAAGGTAGTGATGATATTATGCAGGCATAAGAAATCCGTCATAATTATGGAATAACAAAGTAGTTGCGGTCAATATAGGTTCCCTCCCCCTTGACGGGGGAGGGAATATTATTTAACTCCAATTCCCTTGTTTCAGGCTCATAGATAAAATCCGAGGAACCTGTATGCACCCAATAATTGCCGCTATTTTGACATTCCATAATCATGCCGGATTTCTTATATCTATACAATATCATCTAATCCTTATCTCAAGCCACTTTCTGGTCATTTTCACATGTTTTTTACCCACTCGATTACGCGAAGACCACTTTTGATTTCTTGTCTTTATAAATTTTACCCATACAGATAAACCTTTTTCATTTCGCCCCTTCATAATCTCCCCTGCGAATAATTATTTTTCAAACAACCCATCAAAAGGAAACAGAAAATGTATTCTGTTATCACACCTATTCGTGCCTTCTTATACCTATACAATAATCAAAAGCCCCTCTATCTCCCCCTGCGGGAGATTATATAGGATGCCCCTTAGTATTGTCCGCAGGTTTATTACCTCATTGGTCTTTCTCAGGATGTAACTTATCACGAGACCTATATTGAGCGGGTCGGACCGGTGCAGTCTTAAGGCACGGTTCAGGACTTCGTGATCCATCCACCTTTCAACAAGCAGGACAGGGTTTGTTATTCGTGATTGCGCAGAGTATCTCTCAAAGTGTGTCTTCCAGACAGCATTTTCAATCATTACCATGCACTCAGTGACATCTCTCGCCTTAATGATTTTCCTGAATATTTCCAACGTGACCATCTCACCGCCTTCTATATAATATCCGATGGCCTCGTCTGTCTGTATGCCTCCGTTTGCCATCCTGGCTGCGGCAATCAGGTTATATCTGTCAATGAATAGCCGGATAGTATCCTCCACAATACCCCTGTCTGTTCCCTTTTCCCCGGAGGAATTTATTCTCTTCAGCATGTCTTTAAAAAAGGCTTTCTCCATCTCCACCTCTGCTTTTAACAGATTCCCCTGATACAGATTTTTTATCTTAATAACAGATGACACATAGCTATAACCTATTGTAAAAAGCATATCGAGCATCGCCTGTATGGACGGCTGTTTATACACCTCCTTCAGCATATTCTCATCAAGACTACCGGCAGGGATTGTTGCAGATAATACCTCATCCGATACCGCATGATTCAGTTTTCCCCTCAACAGGGTTTTGATATTGAATACATCCCACTTCGATAAAAGTATCTGTATCAGGCTATTCTCATCCCCTTTAAACATTGAAAGGATTTTCTGCATGGAAGCGGAGAGTGAAGCCCTGATGGCAGTATCTGTAGTATTGGCCATTGAACCTTCGGAACCCTCAGCACCTTCAAAAAAGGAAATAGAATAGACTGTTTTTTTTATAAATGAAGCGGCTGATGACAACTCACGAAAGGATAACAGCTCACTGATCTGTTCCTGACTGAGCAGTTCCCCTTCCATTGAGCGTATCCGAGCATTGATATAGGCATAATCAGGCATTGCTATTATTAAAAATACCCCACCTAGCCTCCCCTTCTAAAGGGGAGGAATATTGTCTGCATTTCACCACACCTCAATACCTCCAAACAGTATCTCCCTCATATCAGGCATTAAATCTTCTTTAACCTTATCAAACCTGCTCCAGAGGGTATTAATTACTGTTACGCATTTATCCTGAGACAATATCTCTACGCCACCTATTATACTGTCATCTGAGTTTATTGATATAACCTCACAATTTGCAAGGGCTGTAAGGGCTATATCCTTTAGAATATCTTTTATGATGTGACAATCCCTGCTGTTTGTTTTGACGTGTACCTCCCCTTCAATGGCCTGCAATCCTTCAATGAGGAAGCTCTTCAGTATTGAAGGATATGATGGCCCTTCTGCAATAGATTGAAATACAAATGCAGCCTCTTTAAATACCTCCTCTATTACCTCTCCCTGAGCCGAAGCTGCAAATGACTTCGCCTGAAACCGTGCCTTATTTAATTCCTTAATCCTGTATCCTTCAAGCTCCTTTTTTATATTTCTTATAGCATCTTCCCTGCGGCCCGCTATCTTGATGTCAAGTTCTGCAAGCATGACAGCGGCCTTTTGACCTGCCTCTGACAGGAGTTCATCCCTCCTCTTATCACCCTCCTTCAGAATGTAATCAATGAGAATATCGTAAGACATATCTTCACCGGCCTGTTGAGAGTATAATCACTGCTGTAACAAACCCGAGTATCACCAGTGTCTCAGGGATAACGAGGAGTATCAATATCCTTCCGATCAGTTCAGGCTTTTCTATCAATGCCCCGATGCCTGCTGCACCTATCTTTGCCTGTGCAATGGCAGTTGCTATTGCAGTAAGACCAATCGCCAAACCGGCGCCTATCGCCATTAATCCGAGGTCCATCATATCACCACCTTTCTCCCTCTGCCGAGGGGTTTATACTCTATCCCGCCGGGATAGAAAAATTTATCGAAAAATTCCACATAATGGAGCCTTAAAGTCTGGATTGCCGGTGCATATATACCTACTGCTAAATTTATCAGATGAAAGAAAACCCCTATGATAATGCCTATAATAATGCTGTGCGGCATTGCACTCAGTTTGTTGGCAATAGAGGCAAGGTAAACAGATGCAGCACCGAATCCCATAATCCTTATATATGAGAGGATATTGACAATCAACTTTAATGCATCAAACGGTGCGATCCAATTCTCAAATAAAACGAGTGCTGCAATAATACTGACTGCGAAAATTATCGCAACCTGAAAGAACCATTGGGGCAAAACACCATAACCGGATGCGGCCGCTCCAAATACGGAGAAGACAAATAGTAATTTGAAGACCCGTATCATGGCCTCCTTTCTCTCTCTCCTTTTAAGCGATATGAAGACACCTATAATCAGTCCCAGTGATATATGCAGCCCGCCGATAATAACAGAGAATATGATAAGCGGAATCAGTGCATTTGAGCGGTCAATATAGTGAGACATTCCTACATACCTTCCAAGGTCTCCAAACAGCTCGCCGAATACTACCCCGAAGATTATTGCACACAATGAACTAATCATAAATATATTACCCATATCTCTTACAGTCTCATGCCGCTTCCATCTCAAACGTGCGAAGAGAGATAAAAGGAAAAGTATAATACCGTATCCTGTATCGCCGAGGATAAATCCGAAAAAGACAGGGAAGAAGACTGCCATAAGGGGGGTGGGATCAAAAGTCCCATATTCAGGTAAAGAAAGAAATCGTGTCAGCACCTCAAACGGCCTGACAAAAGGGGGATTACTGAGTAAGACAGGGGCCTTCTCCATTTCAGCATGGCGTGGAGTCAA from Nitrospirota bacterium includes the following:
- a CDS encoding V-type ATPase subunit — encoded protein: MPDYAYINARIRSMEGELLSQEQISELLSFRELSSAASFIKKTVYSISFFEGAEGSEGSMANTTDTAIRASLSASMQKILSMFKGDENSLIQILLSKWDVFNIKTLLRGKLNHAVSDEVLSATIPAGSLDENMLKEVYKQPSIQAMLDMLFTIGYSYVSSVIKIKNLYQGNLLKAEVEMEKAFFKDMLKRINSSGEKGTDRGIVEDTIRLFIDRYNLIAAARMANGGIQTDEAIGYYIEGGEMVTLEIFRKIIKARDVTECMVMIENAVWKTHFERYSAQSRITNPVLLVERWMDHEVLNRALRLHRSDPLNIGLVISYILRKTNEVINLRTILRGILYNLPQGEIEGLLIIV
- a CDS encoding ATPase, with the translated sequence MDLGLMAIGAGLAIGLTAIATAIAQAKIGAAGIGALIEKPELIGRILILLVIPETLVILGFVTAVIILSTGR